From the Gemmatimonadaceae bacterium genome, one window contains:
- a CDS encoding patatin-like phospholipase family protein, giving the protein MLRTPTDTPSRIARCARTTLLGLASAVALSVPHRAAAQEQAPAATCGPAGGKLALVLPGGGAKGFAHLAVLRMLDSLGIVPDVVVGTSAGAIMGALWASGLGVDEIERDVKALGLDTLVGRYSAPTPPSLGTRRAILVWEGGSQGLVLRTSVVRERPLNALVSALYARGNLIAAGNFDRLPVPFRAIAADLSTREQVVLAGGDLAQAVRASGAIPIIFRSVRVGGRDLVDGGIVDNVPIAVARRLGATRVIVSSLRDTSHFDLSEDDPLSIAGQLLAFVFEQPLPPLRPGDVWLASDVSGVNQLDFSPANIDRVIAAGYRAAAGLATAPCLPSGRVRPRGTVPPLTSYLMPGSVPPELASVLWLALGDLGGHTPDLPQFQERLRSLAQVDRFQSIWLHPQRVAGDSVQLAAEAQTSSADQLLAGAAYDRELGPRVWVGRIQRLRGRNAEATGVLAVGQLQQELQVTLRRSYDVLGSLWSPLIGGTITRMQVRDIRDGVEYPGIRTADWLAEAGIERRLTRRATGAFTIFARQWDEPVFAGTPTALGARLRLQSSAASDRMPRGSVEFEGTRRYWRASVELRRSATRRGLMVESVLSAVLGERLPLQRSAFLGGTDVGFPGFKLQELRGAQAGMAALRASHPVYGAINLQGMVAGGAFQERTYGVFRDARGYFGARGGVGVTTALGPLALEYGVNDRARGTLYLRFGDWF; this is encoded by the coding sequence ATGCTGCGCACTCCCACTGACACCCCCTCGCGCATCGCGCGCTGTGCGCGAACGACCCTCCTTGGGCTGGCGTCCGCGGTGGCGCTGTCGGTTCCGCACCGCGCCGCAGCGCAGGAACAGGCTCCCGCGGCCACCTGCGGTCCCGCGGGCGGCAAGCTCGCCCTGGTGCTCCCCGGCGGCGGGGCCAAGGGGTTTGCGCACCTCGCGGTGCTGCGCATGCTCGACTCGCTCGGCATTGTGCCCGACGTCGTAGTCGGCACCAGCGCCGGCGCCATCATGGGCGCGCTGTGGGCGAGCGGGCTCGGGGTGGACGAGATCGAACGCGACGTCAAGGCGCTGGGCCTCGACACGCTGGTCGGGCGATACAGCGCGCCCACGCCGCCGTCCCTCGGCACGCGGCGCGCGATCCTCGTCTGGGAGGGCGGCAGCCAGGGACTGGTGCTGCGCACGAGCGTCGTGCGCGAGCGGCCGCTCAACGCGCTGGTCAGCGCGCTCTACGCCCGGGGCAATCTCATCGCGGCCGGCAACTTCGACCGCCTGCCGGTGCCGTTCCGCGCGATCGCCGCTGATCTCAGCACGCGCGAACAGGTGGTCCTCGCGGGCGGCGACCTGGCGCAGGCGGTGCGCGCCAGCGGCGCGATTCCCATCATCTTTCGCTCGGTGCGCGTCGGTGGACGCGACCTCGTGGATGGCGGCATCGTGGACAATGTCCCGATTGCGGTGGCGCGCCGCCTGGGGGCCACGCGCGTCATCGTCTCGAGCCTGCGCGACACGTCGCATTTCGACTTGAGCGAGGACGACCCCCTGTCGATTGCCGGGCAGCTCCTCGCCTTCGTCTTCGAGCAGCCGCTGCCGCCGCTGCGGCCTGGCGACGTCTGGCTGGCGTCCGACGTCAGCGGCGTCAACCAGCTCGATTTCTCGCCGGCGAACATCGATCGCGTCATCGCCGCCGGATACCGCGCCGCCGCGGGGTTGGCGACCGCGCCCTGCCTGCCGAGTGGCCGCGTGCGCCCGCGCGGCACGGTGCCGCCGCTGACCTCGTACCTCATGCCCGGCAGCGTCCCGCCCGAACTGGCGAGCGTCCTGTGGCTGGCGCTGGGCGATCTCGGCGGGCACACGCCGGACCTGCCCCAATTTCAGGAGCGGTTGCGGTCGCTCGCCCAGGTGGACCGCTTTCAATCCATCTGGCTGCATCCGCAGCGTGTCGCGGGCGACTCGGTGCAGCTCGCGGCCGAGGCGCAGACGTCCAGCGCCGACCAGCTGCTGGCGGGGGCGGCGTACGACCGCGAACTCGGTCCGCGCGTCTGGGTGGGGCGCATCCAGCGCCTGCGCGGACGCAACGCCGAGGCCACCGGTGTGCTCGCCGTGGGCCAGCTGCAACAGGAGCTGCAGGTGACGCTGCGGCGAAGCTATGACGTGCTGGGCTCACTGTGGTCACCGCTCATCGGCGGCACCATCACGCGCATGCAGGTGCGCGACATTCGCGACGGCGTGGAGTATCCGGGCATCCGCACCGCGGACTGGCTCGCCGAGGCGGGGATCGAGCGGCGCCTGACGCGGCGCGCCACCGGCGCCTTCACCATCTTCGCGCGGCAGTGGGATGAGCCCGTCTTCGCCGGCACTCCCACGGCGCTCGGCGCGCGCCTCCGCCTGCAGTCATCGGCGGCCTCCGACCGGATGCCGCGCGGTTCCGTCGAGTTCGAGGGTACGCGGCGCTACTGGCGCGCCTCCGTGGAACTGCGCCGGAGCGCCACGCGCCGTGGCCTCATGGTGGAGAGCGTCCTCTCCGCCGTGCTCGGCGAACGGCTGCCGCTGCAGCGCAGCGCGTTCCTCGGCGGCACCGACGTCGGGTTCCCCGGCTTCAAGCTGCAGGAACTCCGCGGGGCGCAGGCAGGGATGGCAGCCCTGCGCGCGTCGCACCCGGTGTACGGAGCAATCAACCTGCAGGGGATGGTGGCGGGCGGGGCGTTCCAGGAGCGCACCTATGGCGTCTTCCGCGACGCCCGCGGCTACTTCGGCGCGCGCGGCGGCGTCGGCGTGACCACCGCGCTCGGTCCGCTGGCCCTCGAGTACGGCGTCAACGACCGGGCGCGCGGCACCCTGTACCTGCGCTTCGGCGACTGGTTCTAG
- a CDS encoding MFS transporter — protein sequence MTAPAITSAATPEHVVTRRAVWSWWVYDLANTIFSMGIVSMYFSKYIRDHVGAGRADALYGNVSAVSMAIIFVISPLLGGMTDRAPRRMPFLVWSTLLCVGLTAVLGSVGFWPTMLCFIVANAAYSAGLQFYDAMLPDVSTEENRGRIGGIGVGIGYLGSYIAVTLGFVFGTEHLQVLFVAIAAVFLMLSIPCFLFVKERGNPNPRPVFSWAATVESTRVTIQTLREGEKYPGLLRFLIGRIFYTDAINTVISIMFLYTLNVADANGLPAQQGSAAGMKIMMVAITFAVLGGFMWGRIVDRIGPKATLNWVLRLWVFDFILAAAIGLLTLPLSVLYVVASLAGIGMGGVWSADRPLMLRLTPPDRIGEFYGLYGMVGRFSAITGPFIWALVAKATIESGLMRPAQGQGVGVIVLMGFVILSSWILRTVTDEKRDWSHLAAPPPATIRSPVV from the coding sequence ATGACCGCCCCTGCGATCACCTCCGCTGCTACCCCCGAGCACGTCGTCACGCGTCGCGCCGTCTGGTCGTGGTGGGTCTACGACCTTGCCAACACCATCTTCTCGATGGGCATCGTCTCGATGTACTTCTCCAAGTACATTCGCGACCACGTGGGCGCCGGCCGCGCCGACGCGCTCTACGGCAACGTCTCGGCGGTCTCGATGGCCATCATCTTCGTCATCTCGCCGCTCCTGGGCGGGATGACGGACCGGGCGCCGCGCCGCATGCCGTTCCTGGTCTGGAGCACCCTCCTCTGCGTGGGGCTCACCGCGGTGCTCGGCAGCGTCGGATTCTGGCCGACCATGCTCTGCTTCATCGTCGCCAACGCGGCCTATTCGGCGGGGCTCCAGTTCTATGACGCCATGCTCCCCGACGTCTCCACCGAGGAGAACCGCGGACGCATCGGCGGCATCGGCGTGGGGATCGGCTACCTCGGATCGTACATCGCGGTGACGCTGGGCTTCGTGTTCGGCACCGAACATCTGCAGGTGCTGTTCGTCGCCATCGCCGCCGTGTTCCTGATGCTGAGCATTCCGTGCTTCCTCTTCGTGAAGGAGCGCGGGAACCCGAACCCGCGCCCGGTCTTCTCGTGGGCGGCCACCGTGGAGAGCACCCGCGTCACGATCCAGACGCTGCGCGAGGGTGAGAAGTACCCCGGCCTGCTGCGCTTCCTCATCGGGCGCATCTTCTACACCGACGCGATCAACACCGTCATCAGCATCATGTTCCTGTACACGCTCAATGTGGCCGATGCCAACGGCCTGCCGGCCCAGCAGGGAAGCGCGGCCGGGATGAAGATCATGATGGTCGCCATCACGTTCGCGGTGCTCGGCGGCTTCATGTGGGGACGCATCGTGGACCGCATCGGCCCGAAGGCCACGCTCAACTGGGTGCTGCGTCTCTGGGTGTTCGACTTCATCCTGGCGGCGGCCATCGGCCTGCTCACCCTCCCGCTGTCGGTGCTGTACGTCGTCGCCTCCCTCGCCGGCATCGGGATGGGCGGCGTCTGGTCGGCCGACCGGCCGCTGATGCTGCGCCTCACGCCCCCCGACCGCATCGGCGAGTTCTACGGACTCTACGGCATGGTCGGGCGTTTTTCGGCGATCACCGGCCCGTTCATCTGGGCGCTCGTCGCCAAGGCGACGATCGAGAGCGGGCTGATGCGGCCCGCGCAGGGGCAGGGCGTCGGGGTCATCGTGCTGATGGGCTTCGTCATCCTGTCGTCCTGGATCCTGCGCACGGTGACCGATGAGAAACGGGATTGGTCGCACCTCGCGGCGCCGCCGCCCGCCACCATTCGCAGTCCAGTCGTGTAG
- a CDS encoding carboxypeptidase regulatory-like domain-containing protein: MRRLVSHALAALTLVATIATGAFAQNTVILTGVVRSEGQPIVDAQVTITNVATQETARAVTRANGEFRVLGLFTGQYAVTVRAIGYKPTGQKVQLAIGQRARLEFNMEKGVAELAAQTIIGEKVKQVEVQRLSVSAPVMRAEIENLPLNARGLMNLAGVAPGIKTYAPQSGRTLPSAGGAPDNRFFNVYVDGVEMKSLYNGNIVGLGQTGSPLPQEALEQFRVFVNPYDAEYSRAGSYVISTESRRGTNKWEGSAFGFLQNKAMITQNAFQKKVPDYSRQQLGFNLRGPLKKDKLFLATSYELTNTNFYLDVNPTSGPWSQYQGSFLAPNKNHTLFGRLTYVQSPTVTYDAMVSARLLDGEGNFGAKVSQDGGISQNYDIYTAQLRQRYLKPGGNFVNEASLQLVSWGHKEAPLKPGPQFNYPGISFGTSGFPLFLNELHVRVVDRATWNIDNASGSHTIKTGIELASISASQDFANNANGTFTFLTDTSSMPYLANIAVGFTSPNTTEDAKASADAIVTGVYVNDEWRIKDNFTLSIGVRHDAELNTMNNKYTVPWASDTTLQRLEANNGPLAGFLNRGDRKNQLGNFSPRVSFSWDPTRQNRTFVRGGVGIIYDRVTSFMGFQERKNSTWRVYNFTFNNTTNTPTKDPAVLRQRVLAGQSGSPAPILMKHDMKTPKNLQMSLGIGHQFTEQFGINVDYVRQHLTNLYVQRNPNYTDKSVTPSARKLTSRYGDIVLWDDIGEAWYSAFLVSSTYQRNKTRVNLAYTLAWYEGSFDISGALPNYALPFLFDRQRTSGDERHRLVLSTVTPIPFGFNISAIATIASPRPFLQIDGRDVNLDNITGDDWPGGTRTTVGQRTALPANAFPNYYRTVDMRLARQLYAIGGKKISFSAEVFNLFNWYNKLSYGGTQFTATGTAVPSFGVATGAYAARQMQAGLRVDW, encoded by the coding sequence ATGCGGAGACTCGTGAGCCATGCGCTCGCGGCGCTCACCCTCGTGGCGACGATTGCCACGGGTGCGTTCGCCCAGAACACCGTCATCCTGACGGGCGTCGTTCGGTCCGAGGGACAGCCCATCGTTGATGCGCAGGTGACGATCACCAACGTCGCCACGCAGGAAACGGCCCGGGCAGTCACCCGCGCCAACGGCGAATTCCGTGTCCTTGGCCTGTTCACCGGCCAGTACGCGGTGACCGTCCGCGCCATCGGCTACAAGCCGACCGGCCAGAAGGTGCAGCTGGCCATTGGCCAGCGCGCGCGCCTCGAGTTCAACATGGAGAAGGGCGTCGCGGAGCTGGCGGCGCAGACCATCATCGGCGAGAAGGTCAAGCAGGTGGAAGTCCAGCGACTCTCGGTGTCGGCGCCCGTGATGCGCGCCGAGATCGAGAACCTGCCGCTCAACGCGCGCGGCCTGATGAACCTCGCGGGCGTCGCCCCGGGCATCAAGACGTATGCGCCGCAGTCGGGCCGCACGCTGCCGTCGGCCGGCGGCGCGCCGGACAACCGCTTCTTCAACGTCTACGTCGACGGCGTGGAAATGAAGAGCCTGTACAACGGCAACATCGTCGGCCTCGGCCAGACGGGATCGCCGCTCCCGCAGGAGGCGCTCGAGCAGTTCCGCGTCTTCGTGAACCCGTACGACGCCGAGTATTCACGCGCCGGGTCGTACGTCATCTCGACGGAAAGCCGCCGCGGCACGAACAAGTGGGAAGGGTCGGCGTTCGGGTTCCTGCAGAACAAGGCGATGATCACGCAGAACGCCTTCCAGAAGAAGGTGCCGGACTACAGCCGCCAGCAGCTGGGCTTCAACCTCCGCGGCCCGCTGAAGAAGGACAAGCTCTTCCTCGCGACGAGCTACGAACTGACGAACACGAACTTCTACCTCGACGTCAACCCGACGAGCGGGCCGTGGTCGCAGTACCAGGGGTCGTTTCTCGCCCCGAACAAGAACCACACCCTCTTCGGGCGCCTGACCTACGTGCAGAGCCCGACGGTCACGTACGACGCCATGGTGTCGGCACGCCTGCTGGACGGCGAGGGCAACTTCGGCGCGAAGGTCTCGCAGGACGGCGGCATCTCGCAGAACTACGACATCTACACGGCGCAGCTCCGCCAGCGCTACCTGAAGCCGGGCGGCAACTTCGTGAACGAAGCGAGCCTCCAGCTCGTCAGCTGGGGCCACAAGGAAGCGCCGCTCAAGCCCGGCCCGCAGTTCAACTACCCGGGCATCTCGTTCGGCACGAGCGGCTTCCCGCTCTTCCTCAATGAACTGCACGTGCGCGTGGTCGACCGCGCCACGTGGAACATCGACAACGCGTCGGGCTCGCACACCATCAAGACGGGCATCGAGCTGGCCAGCATCTCCGCCAGCCAGGACTTCGCGAACAACGCCAACGGCACGTTCACGTTCCTGACCGACACGTCGTCCATGCCGTACCTCGCCAACATCGCGGTCGGCTTCACGAGCCCGAACACGACCGAGGATGCCAAGGCCAGCGCCGACGCGATCGTGACCGGCGTGTACGTGAACGACGAGTGGCGCATCAAGGACAACTTTACGCTGAGCATCGGCGTCCGTCACGACGCCGAGCTCAACACGATGAACAACAAGTACACGGTGCCGTGGGCGAGCGACACGACGCTGCAGCGCCTCGAGGCCAACAATGGCCCGCTCGCCGGCTTCCTGAACCGCGGCGACCGCAAGAACCAGCTCGGCAACTTCTCGCCGCGCGTCTCGTTCTCGTGGGATCCGACCAGGCAGAACCGGACGTTCGTGCGCGGCGGCGTGGGCATCATCTACGACCGCGTGACGAGCTTCATGGGCTTCCAGGAGCGCAAGAACTCGACGTGGCGCGTCTACAACTTCACGTTCAACAACACGACCAACACGCCCACCAAGGACCCCGCGGTCCTGCGGCAGCGCGTGCTGGCCGGCCAGTCGGGATCGCCGGCGCCGATCCTGATGAAGCACGACATGAAGACGCCGAAGAACCTGCAGATGTCGCTCGGCATCGGGCACCAGTTCACGGAGCAGTTCGGCATCAACGTGGACTACGTGCGCCAGCACCTGACCAACCTCTACGTCCAGCGCAACCCGAACTACACCGACAAGTCGGTGACGCCCAGCGCGCGCAAGCTGACGTCGCGCTACGGCGACATCGTCCTCTGGGATGACATCGGCGAGGCCTGGTACTCGGCGTTCCTGGTGTCGTCCACGTACCAGCGCAACAAGACCCGCGTGAACCTCGCGTACACGCTGGCCTGGTACGAGGGAAGCTTCGACATCTCGGGCGCGCTGCCCAACTATGCGCTGCCGTTCCTGTTCGACCGCCAGCGCACGTCGGGCGACGAGCGCCACCGCCTGGTGCTGTCCACGGTGACGCCGATTCCGTTCGGCTTCAACATCTCGGCGATCGCCACGATCGCCAGCCCGCGTCCGTTCCTGCAGATCGACGGCCGCGACGTCAACCTCGACAACATCACCGGCGACGACTGGCCGGGCGGCACGCGGACGACGGTGGGCCAGCGCACGGCGCTGCCGGCGAACGCCTTCCCGAACTACTATCGCACGGTGGACATGCGCCTCGCGCGGCAGCTCTACGCGATCGGCGGCAAGAAGATCAGCTTCTCCGCCGAGGTGTTCAACCTGTTCAACTGGTACAACAAGCTGTCGTACGGCGGCACGCAGTTCACGGCCACCGGCACGGCGGTCCCGTCCTTTGGCGTGGCGACGGGCGCGTACGCGGCGCGGCAGATGCAGGCCGGGTTGCGGGTCGACTGGTAA
- a CDS encoding phosphodiester glycosidase family protein, which produces MIARPLAALLLLTADATATLAQHPLPGPADSLRVDTLAPGVTHRRAVYPAGPWVVHIVAVDLRRAGIAVRQVRAHDRLTTRERVSAMSERRAAAGDRVLAAVNADFFDLASGGSENNVLVDGEWWKGVRVTESPYDTYDNIHAQFALDAAGRPLIERFAFDGWARTPRAGFPLIALNALPLGAYEGTALWTPRFGPTTPRDTVRPTTELTLLPVGRRADTLLYVRRGATRGGGSAIPAQGAVLAAYGARAATLDSTADGDTVRLTLGTAPATMPRRGALSLVVGGWPRILRDGVNIAPRAPAEEGTISRNAELRHPRTAIAFTRDSTTLLVVTVDGRSTASVGMTLVELAAFMKSLGAWNALNLDGGGSTTMVIGGKVVNVPSDRTGEREVGSALLIVQRNH; this is translated from the coding sequence ATGATTGCCCGCCCGCTCGCCGCCCTCCTCCTGCTGACTGCAGATGCCACGGCCACCTTGGCCCAGCATCCTCTGCCCGGCCCCGCCGACTCCCTGCGCGTGGATACGCTGGCGCCCGGGGTCACGCATCGGCGCGCCGTCTACCCGGCGGGGCCGTGGGTCGTTCACATCGTCGCGGTGGACCTGCGGCGCGCCGGCATCGCCGTTCGCCAGGTGCGGGCGCACGATCGCCTAACGACGCGCGAACGGGTGAGCGCGATGAGCGAGCGGCGAGCGGCCGCCGGTGACCGCGTACTCGCCGCCGTGAACGCCGACTTCTTCGACCTCGCCTCTGGCGGGAGCGAGAACAACGTTCTCGTCGATGGGGAGTGGTGGAAGGGCGTGCGCGTCACGGAGTCGCCGTACGACACCTACGACAACATCCATGCGCAGTTCGCGCTCGACGCCGCGGGGCGACCGCTGATCGAGCGGTTCGCGTTCGACGGCTGGGCACGCACGCCGCGGGCCGGGTTTCCGCTCATCGCGCTGAACGCCCTGCCGCTGGGCGCGTACGAAGGGACGGCGCTCTGGACCCCGCGCTTCGGCCCGACCACCCCGCGGGACACCGTGCGTCCGACCACCGAACTGACGCTCCTGCCAGTGGGCCGGCGCGCCGACACCTTGCTTTACGTGCGGCGCGGCGCCACCCGAGGCGGCGGCAGCGCGATTCCGGCGCAGGGCGCGGTGCTCGCCGCCTACGGCGCGCGGGCCGCCACGCTCGATTCCACGGCCGATGGCGACACCGTTCGCCTCACGCTCGGCACCGCACCGGCAACGATGCCGCGGCGCGGCGCCCTGTCGCTCGTAGTCGGCGGCTGGCCGCGCATCCTGCGCGACGGCGTGAACATCGCGCCCCGCGCCCCGGCCGAGGAGGGCACCATCTCGCGGAACGCCGAGCTTCGCCATCCGCGCACGGCCATCGCGTTCACGCGCGACAGTACCACGCTCCTCGTGGTGACGGTGGACGGACGCTCCACGGCGAGCGTCGGCATGACGCTCGTCGAACTCGCCGCGTTCATGAAATCGCTCGGCGCCTGGAACGCGCTGAACCTCGACGGCGGCGGCTCGACCACGATGGTGATCGGCGGCAAGGTCGTGAACGTCCCCTCCGACCGCACCGGCGAACGCGAGGTGGGGAGCGCCCTGCTGATCGTTCAACGAAATCACTGA